The Mailhella massiliensis DNA segment GGGATGTGGCCTTCTGCATGAACAGGCCGCTCATGCGCCTGGAATAGGAATCGCCGGGGCTGAAAATGCCGAAGGAGGAGATGCCGAGCTTTTCGGCGGCGTCGAGCAGGGCGTCGATCTGGTCTTCCTGGCTGGCGAAGAAGCGCCAGGCATGCACGCCTTCCTCGCCTGCGGGAAGAGAGGCGGTAAAGGAGAATACGGCGCGTCCTGCGGCGGCGGCCTTCAGGGCGTTGTAGCGGCCGGGCAGAAGCGGGCCGCCCACCACGGTGAACTGCGGGGGCAGAGCCTGCACGGCCTGCTGCCAGCCCGTTTTGCCGGAGTCGATGATACGCAGATCCACCGTCTTGCCGGCGAAGCGCAGGGAATCGGCGGCGGCGAGGGCGCCTTCGGCCACCTGCTTGCCGAGGGCCGAGGCGGAACCCGTCTGCGGAATGACGAGCGCCACGGAAACCGTCTTCTGCCCGGGGGGCAGGGGGGCGATGCCCAGCATGGAGGGGGCGGCGTACATCATGGGGTTCGACAGGCGGGCGATGACGGCCGCGCTTTCGGGGAGCAGGTTGCGGCGCGCGGCCTTGAGCATGACGAGGTTCCAGGGGAAGCGCGCTTCCTGTTCGGAGGAAACCTGGGAGGCGAGCTTTTTCAGAGAATCGCCGTCCATGCCGTCGAGGTCCGTCCAGTACAGGGTTTCCCAGGTGGCGCGCTGCTCTGGGGAAGCGGCGGCGTACAGGGAGGCGAGTTCCTTGCGGGCGGAGAAGCCCTGCCTGCCGGGGCGGCTGGCGGCTATGGAAAGGGCGCGGCTTTTGAGCGCGGGGGAGGAGGCGGGGTTCTTCAGCACCGCTTCGGCGCGGAGCCCCTGCTCCATGCCGCTCAGACCGGCGATGCTGTTGACCC contains these protein-coding regions:
- a CDS encoding ABC transporter substrate-binding protein, whose protein sequence is MIPRFRLALLLALCFALLSSGCALLEKQRLPFQAQDEATVWVNSIAGLSGMEQGLRAEAVLKNPASSPALKSRALSIAASRPGRQGFSARKELASLYAAASPEQRATWETLYWTDLDGMDGDSLKKLASQVSSEQEARFPWNLVMLKAARRNLLPESAAVIARLSNPMMYAAPSMLGIAPLPPGQKTVSVALVIPQTGSASALGKQVAEGALAAADSLRFAGKTVDLRIIDSGKTGWQQAVQALPPQFTVVGGPLLPGRYNALKAAAAGRAVFSFTASLPAGEEGVHAWRFFASQEDQIDALLDAAEKLGISSFGIFSPGDSYSRRMSGLFMQKATSRGLAVTSGSYTAGKMSAWTKEAGTFVKTQVGAQRGSIPVATADFRAIFLPDSWKNMDMLVSSLHYNGAQDRLMMGTSLWEQSLGQTSHSNAATFALTIFPGVWDYRSATPGATAFKNAMAARDARADDWSALGFDFVSMAADLNLQPGWSAQSVNRALASKPDMDWAGAPIFWDGSGKASRRLFLFQPAATGHVPADLQALKERLESGDLSAPAHETPAAPQRPVSFDQLVNSLSKD